In Cryptococcus depauperatus CBS 7841 chromosome 4, complete sequence, a single window of DNA contains:
- a CDS encoding nicotinate phosphoribosyltransferase: MLFSKECFEWIRQRVNDLAKLHLSPSERKALQKSCPYFTESYLDYLSTMRLDPVSQVELSFVSTINDKGREMGKIECVIKGPWRDTILYEVPIMSILSEGYFKFVDTDWDYEGQLESAKQKALSLLNPPAPITPLNFSEFGTRRRRSFLAHDIILRGLLVGYDEYMAKGERKGVFVGTSNVFLALKYGVQPVGTIAHEWIMGVGATYGYTGANGRAMDMWEQVYPPGTEREVPLTMLTDTYTADVFFKDFISDPARALRWSVLRQDSGDAFAFVKQAKEVWRRIEDKAGIMRDRDESGQSIIAKGKKIIFSDGLDVQKAIKLQQGCNEINMAASFGIGTFLTNDFNKHSDPSQKSKPLNIVIKLSQINGKECIKLSDDKEKHTGAIEEVQRAQSELGLTL, encoded by the exons ATGCTTTTCTCCAAAGAGTGCTTTGAATGGATACGGCAGCGAGTCAACG ATCTCGCAAAACTTCATTTAAGCCCATCTGAGAGAAAGGCCCTACAAAAATCATGTCCATACTTTACTGAATCCTACCTTGACTACCTTTCAACCATGCGACTTGACCCTGTCAGTCAAGTTGAACTTTCGTTTGTTTCAACGATCAACGATAAGGGCCGAGAGATGGGCAAAATTGAATGTGTGATTAAAGGTCCATGGAGGGATACAATTCTCTACGAGGTTCCCATCATGTCGATAT TGAGCGAAGGCTACTTCAAGTTTGTTGACACCGACTGGGACTATGAAGGTCAGCTCGAATCtgcaaaacaaaaagcaCTAAGTCTTCTCAACCCGCCAGCGCCTATAACCCCGCTTAATTTTTCAGAGTTTGGTACTCGtcgaagaagaagttttCTAGCCCACGATATCATTCTCCGAGGGTTGCTCGTCGGTTACGATGAATACATGGCGAAGGGAGAGAGGAAGGGCGTCTTTGTTGGGACGAGTAATGTTTTCTTAGCGTTGAAATACGGTGTGCAGCCAGTTGGGACGATTGCCCATGAGTGGATCATGGGCGTAGGTGCTACATATGGGTATACGGGTGCAAACGGTCGAGCCATGGACATGTGGGAACAAG TCTACCCGCCTGGAACAGAACGCGAGGTTCCCCTTACTATGCTCACCGATACGTACACCGCagatgtctttttcaaagatttcATATCTGATCCGGCTCGTGCTTTGCGTTGGTCAGTACTTCGTCAAGATTCGGGCGATGCATTTGCCTTTGTCAAGCAAGCCAAGGaagtttggagaaggaTTGAGGATAAAGCTGGAATTATGAGGGACAGGGATGAAAGTGGGCAAAGTATAATTgccaaaggcaaaaagatTATCTTTAGTGATGGACTGGATGTCCAAAAAGCAATCAAATTGCAACAAGGGTGTAATGAGATTAACATGGCTG CCTCTTTTGGAATCGGCACCTTTCTCACCAATGATTTCAACAAACATTCTGATCCAAGTCAAAAATCCAAGCCACTCAACATTGTCATCAAACTTAGCCAGATCAATGGCAAAGAGTGTATCAAATTGTCGgatgacaaagaaaag CATACTGGTGCTATAGAAGAAGTCCAACGAGCCCAATCAGAGCTTGGATTAACATTATGA
- a CDS encoding homoserine O-acetyltransferase, which yields MPSVLPSNQRVRPDNPYASLITQHICVIPSFTLESGVTLNNVPVAYKTWGKLNERADNCLVICHALTGSADVEDWWGPLLGVDKALDPTRFFIFCGNVIGSPYGTISSVTVNPETGKPFGPEMPGSSVKDDVRLHYILLKSLGVKAVAAAIGGSMGGATVLEYPLNTPPGFVRSIIPLATSARHSAWGISWGEAQRQSIYSDPDYKDGYYYDLGDRGIDLTKQPTRGLAAARMAALLTYRSRDSFEARFGRRAQGGRSKVPKGGVRIMGGQETTDPSLPSESDLAIQSPNFKAWREHNDGHRSASAHSLSRSYSEKIEEKGRPTEVVQSGMVKKTEKENGIGEELAPPKVFSAQSYLRYQGDKFTGRFDANCYIHITRKLDTHDLSTPSRDTSLSSLSSSLPAFLDAPEPIDEELETRLAHALSLEPSALIIGIESDGLFTTSEQKELAAHIPDAELVIIPSPDGHDGFLLEFEAINNWVEGWMKRKMPEYYQERVIPIEEYAKTEDGFHIKKESVFGEAEVDADITSW from the exons ATGCCTTCAGTGCTACCTTCCAATCAGAGAGTGCGGCCTGATAATCCCTATGCCTCACTCATCACCCAGCACATTTGTGTTATCCCCTCATTCACGCTGGAATCAGGCGTCACGCTGAACAACGTGCCCGTGGCCTATAAAACATGGGGCAAACTCAATGAAAGGGCAGATAACTGTCTAGTTATTTGTCACGCTCTGACTGGAAGTGCCGACGTCGAAGATTG GTGGGGTCCATTGCTGGGCGTAGACAAGGCATTAGATCCTACGcgatttttcatcttttgtggCAATGTCATTGGTTCTCCTTATGGAACAATATCAAGCGTTACGGTAAACCCCGAAACAGGCAAACCTTTTGGACCAGAAATGCCTGGTTCTAGtgtcaaagatgatgttAG GTTACATTACATCCTATTGAAATCCCTTGGTGTTAAAGCTGTGGCAGCAGCCATCGGCGGTTCTATGGGCGGCGCAACCGTTCTTGAATATCCGCTCAATACTCCTCCCGGGTTTGTGCGCTCAATCATTCCTCTTGCTACGTCTGCTCGGCATTCCGCCTGGGGCATCTCATGGGGCGAGGCTCAGAGACAATCCATCTACTCTGATCCAGACTACAAAGATGGATATTACTATGATCTGGGTGACAGGGGTATAGACTTGACCAAGCAGCCCACTAGAGGCCTGGCGGCTGCCAGAATGGCTGCTTTGTTGACTTACAGGAGTAGGGATAGCTTTGAGGCAAGGTTTGGAAGAAGGGCGCAAGGCGGGAGGAGCAAGGTGCCCAAGGGGGGTGTAAGAATCATGGGTGGTCAAGAGACGACTGATCCTAGTCTTCCCTCCGAAAGCGATCTTGCTATCCAGTCCCCAAACTTCAAAGCATGGAGAGAGCATAATGATGGACATAGATCTGCGAGTGCACATAGTCTTTCGAGATCATATAgtgaaaagattgaagagaaagggaGACCAACTGAGGTCGTTCAATCCGGAATGGTTaaaaagacagagaaagaaaatgggATAGGAGAAGAGCTCGCTCCACCGAAAGTCTTCTCTGCCCAGAGTTATCTCAGATACCAGGGTGATAAG TTCACTGGCCGGTTCGATGCCAATTGTTACATCCATATAACCCGCAAACTGGATACGCATGACTTGTCCACTCCCTCCCGCGAtacctctctttcttctctttcgtCATCTCTTCCCGCTTTTCTTGACGCCCCTGAGCCaatagatgaagaactGGAGACCCGTCTGGCCCATGCTCTCTCCCTTGAACCTTCTGCCCTCATTATAGGTATTGAATCGGACGGCCTTTTTACCACCTCTGAACAGAAAGAGCTAGCCGCACACATCCCTGATGCAGAGCTCGTTATCATTCCCTCTCCTGATGGACATGATGGCTTTTTGCTCGAGTTTGAGGCTATCAACAACTGGGTAGAGGGTTGGATGAAGCGCAAGATGCCAGAATACTATCAGGAAAGAGTCATTCCCATTGAGGAATACGCCAAGACCGAAGATGGGTTTCACATCAAAAAGGAGAGTGTCTTTGGAGAGGCCGAAGTGGATGCAGACATCACAAGCTGGTAG